From Carettochelys insculpta isolate YL-2023 chromosome 22, ASM3395843v1, whole genome shotgun sequence, one genomic window encodes:
- the LOC142024981 gene encoding killer cell lectin-like receptor subfamily B member 1B allele C, with protein MLKDFHQTLTLAGLPQCPHWHRIALGVGWAGNIILAGAVIALGVWVTKGSRLEDFQSQLKEMLCVSSHSNSTEGSECKLCPRDWVSHRGKCYWVSKERKHWNESFEDCREKSSQMLMIQDQEEMDFIQHVTGGKTRVWIGLSVPSPERTWMWVDGSRLNQTLFPIASRVEQNICGVIIKDQIRSEMCGAPLTWICQKETFPI; from the exons ATGCTGAAGGATTTTCACCAAACACTGACTCTTGCAGGTCTTCCTCAGTGCCCACACTGGCATCGGATTGCTCTGGGAGTTGGATGGGCTGGGAACATCATCCTGGCAGGAGCTGTGATTGCGCTGGGGGTCTGGG TAACCAAAGGCTCCCGCCTGGAGGATTTCCAGTCTCAACTGAAAGAAATGCTTTGTGTTTCATCACACAGCAACTCTACAG agggcTCTGAGTGCAAACTCTGCCCCAGGGATTGGGTGTCGCATAGAGGAAAGTGCTATTGGGTCTCTAAGGAAAGGAAACACTGGAATGAGAGCTTTGAAGACTGTAGAGAGAAGTCGTCTCAAATGCTGATGATCCAGGACCAAGAAGAGATG GATTTCATACAGCATGTTACAGGAGGAAAAACACGTGTCTGGATTGGACTTAGTGTTCCATCCCCTGAGAGGACCTGGATGTGGGTGGATGGCTCCCGATTAAATCAAACCCT ATTCCCAATAGCCAGCCGTGTTGAACAGAACATCTGTGGGGTGATCATAAAGGATCAGATTCGTTCTGAAATGTGTGGTGCTCCACTCACCTGGATTTgccaaaaagaaactttcccaaTATAA